In a single window of the Chondrocystis sp. NIES-4102 genome:
- a CDS encoding UDP-3-0-acyl N-acetylglucosamine deacetylase, whose protein sequence is MGGTVKQEFELSGVGLHLGVHTTVKVIPASPWDGRYFVRVDLPQKPIIPAQIQAVGQTTLSTELGVKEAKVRTVEHLLAALVASGVDDARIEIDGEEVPLLDGSAKNWCEAIALSGVRDHTQPPPAPIMVKEPVWIQENDAFVAALPAMETRFTYGIDFVDYQPIGKQWHSWNPQTEAFTTEIAPARTFGFAEQIEQLRQAGLIKGGNLSNALVCSHLDWVNPPLRFTNEPARHKLLDLVGDISLLGQLPIAHLIAYKASHKLHIQLAHKLASLSAN, encoded by the coding sequence ATGGGAGGCACAGTTAAACAAGAATTTGAATTATCGGGAGTGGGTTTACATTTGGGGGTACATACCACCGTCAAAGTAATACCTGCTAGTCCTTGGGACGGACGCTATTTTGTACGGGTAGATCTACCCCAAAAGCCGATAATTCCTGCTCAAATTCAAGCGGTGGGGCAAACAACCCTATCTACAGAATTAGGGGTCAAAGAGGCTAAAGTCCGAACAGTAGAGCATTTGCTGGCTGCTTTGGTAGCAAGTGGTGTAGATGATGCACGGATTGAAATTGATGGGGAAGAAGTTCCTTTATTAGATGGTTCGGCTAAAAACTGGTGTGAAGCGATCGCCCTATCTGGAGTTCGGGATCATACTCAGCCTCCCCCAGCCCCCATAATGGTTAAAGAACCTGTTTGGATTCAGGAAAATGATGCTTTTGTAGCTGCTTTACCTGCTATGGAAACTCGCTTTACCTATGGGATAGATTTTGTGGATTATCAACCTATCGGCAAGCAATGGCACAGTTGGAATCCTCAGACAGAAGCTTTTACTACGGAAATTGCCCCTGCCCGAACTTTTGGGTTTGCAGAACAAATCGAGCAGTTAAGACAAGCGGGTTTAATTAAAGGTGGAAATCTTTCAAATGCTTTAGTTTGTAGTCATTTGGATTGGGTAAATCCTCCCCTAAGATTTACGAATGAACCAGCCCGTCATAAACTATTAGACTTAGTAGGAGACATAAGTTTATTAGGTCAATTACCGATAGCCCATCTAATTGCTTATAAGGCTAGCCATAAGCTACATATTCAATTAGCCCATAAACTAGCTAGTCTGTCTGCTAATTAA
- the fabZ gene encoding (3R)-hydroxymyristoyl-[acyl carrier protein] dehydratase: MSTPSNSILETPDQDLKTTFSIQEIHQLLPHRYPFALVDRIIDYVPGKKAVGIKCVTFNEPFFPGHIPDFPLMPGVLMVEAMAQVGGIILMQIPGMSGKFFAFAGIDKLRFRRPVIPGDRLTLTVELLSLKQNRIAKMQGQGEVDGELAVKGEMLFSLIEK, translated from the coding sequence ATGTCAACTCCTAGTAATTCCATCCTCGAAACTCCCGATCAAGATCTTAAGACAACTTTTAGCATTCAAGAAATCCATCAATTACTACCTCATCGCTATCCCTTTGCTTTGGTAGATCGCATTATTGATTATGTTCCAGGAAAAAAGGCTGTAGGTATTAAATGTGTGACTTTTAATGAGCCATTCTTTCCTGGACATATTCCTGATTTTCCCTTGATGCCTGGAGTATTAATGGTCGAAGCAATGGCACAAGTGGGAGGTATTATCTTGATGCAGATCCCTGGTATGAGTGGTAAGTTTTTCGCCTTTGCAGGTATTGATAAATTGCGCTTTCGTCGTCCTGTAATTCCAGGCGATCGCTTGACTTTGACGGTGGAACTTTTATCATTAAAACAAAATCGTATTGCTAAAATGCAGGGTCAAGGCGAAGTGGATGGCGAACTTGCCGTTAAGGGGGAAATGCTATTTTCTTTAATCGAAAAGTAA
- the lpxA gene encoding acyl-[acyl-carrier-protein]--UDP-N-acetylglucosamine O-acyltransferase yields MSVLIHPTAVISKHAQLHPTVKVEPYAVIGSQVTIGANTVVGSHAIIEGLTEIGADNSIFPGAVIGLEPQDLKYKGANSKVIIGDRNRIREYVTINRATEEGSATQLGNDNLLMAYTHVGHNCIIGNQVIIANNVAIAGHVHIESMAVISGVLGIHQFVHIGSMAMIGGMSRISRDVPPYMMVEGNPARVRSLNLTGLKRRGFTSAEIRELKKAFSCLYLQNLPLTQAIAQLSLWTDNHHIQHLLQFIQLSLSDGRRGLIAGK; encoded by the coding sequence TTGAGCGTCTTGATTCATCCGACTGCTGTTATCTCGAAACACGCCCAACTACATCCAACGGTAAAAGTAGAACCCTACGCGGTTATCGGTAGCCAGGTTACTATAGGTGCGAATACGGTGGTGGGTAGTCATGCCATTATTGAAGGACTGACAGAAATTGGGGCTGATAATTCTATTTTTCCTGGTGCAGTTATTGGTCTAGAACCGCAGGATTTAAAATATAAAGGGGCAAACAGTAAAGTTATTATTGGCGATCGCAATCGCATCCGTGAATATGTCACTATTAATCGTGCTACCGAGGAAGGATCCGCCACCCAACTCGGTAATGATAATCTTTTGATGGCATATACTCATGTGGGTCACAATTGTATCATTGGTAATCAAGTGATTATTGCTAATAATGTGGCGATCGCAGGTCATGTTCATATTGAATCGATGGCTGTTATTAGTGGGGTTTTAGGTATTCACCAGTTTGTCCACATTGGCTCTATGGCTATGATTGGTGGTATGAGTCGTATTAGCCGTGATGTGCCTCCTTATATGATGGTTGAAGGTAATCCTGCTAGGGTACGTTCTCTTAATCTGACAGGGTTGAAACGTCGAGGTTTTACCAGTGCCGAAATTCGTGAGTTGAAAAAGGCTTTTAGTTGTTTATATCTTCAAAATCTACCTTTAACTCAAGCGATCGCTCAATTATCTTTATGGACTGATAATCACCATATTCAACATTTGTTACAGTTTATACAACTTTCTTTGAGTGATGGGCGTAGAGGTTTAATTGCAGGTAAATAA
- a CDS encoding peptidase M48 Ste24p, producing MFLKLLNLFRSYYRRWVYGLMAVMVALTITLTHASPSYGISWLDLVIQGIQVVQLSNISNAQEVALGKEINQQIIRSGQAKIYNNQPINDYINQIGQRLAQTSKRANIPYTFQVVDDDGINAFATMGGYVYVNKGLIATADNEAELASVIGHEIGHIAARHAVKQMRERAISQGLMSAAGLNRSDAVKIGVELAINRPNSRSDELEADRFGLENLKGAGYAPAGMLGFMQKLLKAGGSTPGFLSTHPATSDRIKVLQQLVDPATANVGEGLDNQAYRSRIGYL from the coding sequence ATGTTTTTAAAACTATTAAACTTGTTCCGTAGTTATTATCGCCGTTGGGTATATGGTTTGATGGCTGTGATGGTTGCTCTTACTATTACCCTAACTCATGCCTCCCCAAGCTATGGAATCTCTTGGTTGGATTTGGTAATTCAGGGAATACAAGTAGTTCAGCTTTCTAATATTTCTAATGCCCAAGAAGTAGCTTTAGGTAAAGAAATTAATCAGCAGATAATTAGATCTGGTCAAGCTAAAATCTATAATAATCAACCAATTAATGACTATATTAATCAAATAGGACAACGACTAGCACAAACTAGTAAGCGGGCTAATATTCCCTACACCTTCCAAGTAGTTGATGATGATGGGATCAATGCTTTTGCTACTATGGGTGGGTATGTATATGTCAACAAAGGTTTAATTGCTACAGCCGATAATGAGGCGGAATTGGCTAGTGTCATTGGACACGAAATAGGTCATATTGCTGCCCGTCATGCAGTTAAACAAATGCGCGAGCGTGCTATTTCCCAAGGTTTAATGTCCGCAGCAGGCTTAAATCGTAGTGATGCAGTCAAAATTGGTGTAGAGTTAGCTATTAATCGTCCTAATAGTCGTTCTGATGAATTAGAAGCCGATCGCTTTGGTTTGGAAAATCTTAAGGGGGCTGGTTATGCTCCTGCGGGAATGTTAGGGTTTATGCAAAAATTACTCAAAGCTGGTGGTTCGACTCCTGGATTTTTAAGTACTCACCCTGCAACTTCGGATCGTATTAAGGTTTTACAACAACTTGTTGATCCTGCAACTGCTAATGTCGGTGAGGGTTTGGACAACCAAGCTTATCGTAGTCGTATTGGTTATTTATAA
- a CDS encoding 2-dehydro-3-deoxyphosphogluconate aldolase/4-hydroxy-2-oxoglutarate aldolase yields the protein MILDAWVELLQEHKAIAVIRSAEIELAYQMAKAVAAGGINLIEVTWNSDRPGDLVTQLRSELPDCIIGAGTILTLDQLQLACSAGAQFAFSPHFDPQLLAASINDYHIPYVPGVLSPTEIVNAWQQGAKVVKIFPIKSLGGAEYLQCLKSPLNQINFIPTGGITIDNAQAMIKAGAIAVGISSNLFPHTAIANRNWWEITTKTQDLIRKLNSIDP from the coding sequence ATGATTTTAGATGCTTGGGTAGAACTTTTACAGGAACATAAAGCGATCGCAGTAATTCGTAGTGCTGAAATTGAGTTAGCTTATCAGATGGCTAAGGCGGTAGCAGCAGGAGGGATTAATTTAATTGAAGTTACTTGGAATAGCGATCGCCCTGGGGATTTGGTTACTCAATTGAGATCGGAATTACCTGACTGTATTATTGGTGCGGGAACTATTTTAACTTTAGATCAGCTACAATTGGCTTGTTCTGCTGGAGCGCAATTTGCTTTTTCTCCTCATTTTGATCCACAATTATTAGCTGCATCGATTAATGATTATCATATTCCCTATGTACCTGGGGTTTTATCACCCACAGAAATAGTTAATGCTTGGCAGCAAGGGGCAAAAGTCGTTAAAATTTTCCCAATTAAGTCTTTAGGTGGGGCAGAATATCTACAGTGTCTTAAATCCCCTCTCAATCAGATTAATTTTATTCCCACTGGGGGTATTACTATTGATAATGCTCAGGCAATGATTAAAGCAGGAGCGATCGCTGTGGGTATTTCTAGTAATTTGTTTCCCCATACTGCGATCGCCAATCGAAATTGGTGGGAGATTACCACTAAAACTCAAGATCTAATTAGAAAACTCAATTCTATAGATCCTTAA